ATGCCGGTTCCGGTGGTGATCGGCGCGATCTTCGTGGTCTGCGTGCTGGTCTTCCGCCGTGGTATCGTGGGCGAACTTCAGGCCCGCTTCGGCCGTCGCTGAACGTCAAGAACCGAACGGCATAAAAAGCCAAAATCAGGAACCGCAAGATGGATCAACCGCCCCCTGGTCAATTGCTTTCTGATCAGCCGCTGTGGACCCCGTCGGAGGCGCGCGTGGCCGCCTCCAACCTGACGGCTTTCCGGCAGGCCGCGAGCGCCCGCTTCGGGCTGCGGCTGGACGATTACGACGCGCTCTACGACTGGTCGGTCGCCGGCAAGGAGGATTTCTGGCGCTTCCTGTGGGAGTGGGCCGGGCTGACCGGCGACCTCGGCGGCGTCGCGCTGGCCGATGGCGACAAGATGCCCGGCGCCCGCTGGTTCCCCGAGGCCAGCCTGAACTACGCCGAGAACATGCTCGCCAACGCGCCGGAAGGCGAGGCGGTCGTCTTCTGGGCCGAGGACAAGGTCAAGCGCCGCTGGTCCGGCGCCGAGCTGAAGGCCGAGGTGTCCCGTCTCCAGCAGGCGCTCAAGGCCGCCGGCGTCGGCAAGGGCGACCGCGTCGCCGCCGTCGTCCCCAACATGCCCGAGACGCTGGCCGCCATGCTCGCCACGGCCAGCCTCGGCGCCATCTGGTCCTCCTGCTCCCCCGACTTCGGCGCCCAGGGCATCACCGACCGCTTCGGCCAGATCGAGCCGACGGTCCTCTTCGCCCCCGACGCCTACTGGTACAACGGCAAGAGCCACGACGTCCGCGCCAAGATCGCCCAGGTGCTGACCGAACTGCCCACCGTCAAGGCCGCCGTCATCATCCCCTACGTCAACGAGACGCCGGACGTCTCGGCCATCCGCGGCGGCGTCACCTGGGGCGACTTCATCGCCCCCTTCGCGGCGGCGGAGCCGAGCTTCGAGCGGGTGGCCTTCAATCACCCGCTGTTCATCCTCTATTCGTCGGGCACCACTGGCAAGCCCAAGTGCATCGTCCACGGCACCGGCGGCACGCTGCTCCAGCACGTCAAGGAGCACCGGCTGCACAGCGACGTGAAGCCGGGTGATCGGGTGTTCTACTACACCACCTGCGGCTGGATGATGTGGAACTGGCTGGTTTCCGGGCTGGCCGCCGGGGCGACGCTGCTGCTCTACGACGGCTCGCCCTTTGCGCCGGATGGCAACATCCTGTTCGACTATGCCGACGCCGAAGGCATGACGCTGCTCGGCACCTCGGCCAAGTTCATCCAGCAGGCCGAGAAGTCGGGGCTGGAGCCGATGCGCACGCACCGGCTGGACACGCTGCGGGCGCTCGCCTCGACCGGCTCGCCGCTGATGCCGGAGAACTTCGCGTACGTCTACCGGGCCATCAAGACGGACATCCATCTGGCCTCGATCAGCGGCGGCACGGACATCGTGTCCTGCTTCGTGCTGGGCAACCCGACGGCCCCGGTGTGGGCGGGCGAGTTGCAGACGGCGGGGCTCGGCATGGCGGTGGCGGCCTTCGACGACGCCGGCCATGCGGTCAGCGGCGAGAAGGGGGAGCTGGTCTGCACGCGGCCCTTCCCCTGCATGCCGGTGGGCTTCTGGGCCGACCCGGACGGGGCGAAGTACCGGGCGGCCTATTTCGAGCGCTTCCCCAACGTGTGGACGCACGGCGACTTCATCGAGCGCACCGTTCATGGCGGCTGGGTGATCTATGGGCGCTCGGACGCGGTGCTGAACCCCGGCGGGGTGCGCATCGGGACGGCGGAGATCTACCGGCAGGTGGAGCAGCTTCCGGAGATCCTGGAGGCGGTGTGCATCGGCCAGGAATGGGACGGCGACGTGCGCGTCATCCTGTTCGTGGTGCTGCGCGAGGGGCTGACCCTCGACAAGGCGCTGGAGGACACGATCCGCAAGCGCATCAAGGAGAATTGCTCGCCGCGGCACGTCCCGGCGCGCATCGTGGCGGTCAAGGACATCCCGCGCACGCGCTCGGGCAAGATCACCGAACTGGCGGTGCGCGACGCGGTGCACGGCCGCCCGATCAAGAACACCGAGGCGCTGGCCAATCCCATGGCGCTCGACGAGTTCCGCGAGCGCCCGGAACTGGAAGGCTGACCGGCGTCCAGCCCTCTCCCCGGCGGGGGGAGGGCACCCAAACCAACAAGACAACAGAGGATAAGCCATGACCTTGACTCAGAAGGTCGCGGTGGTCACCGGCTCGACCAGCGGGATCGGCTTGGGCATCGCGCGGGCGTTGGCCGGAGCCGGGGCGGACGTGGTGCTGAACGGTTTCGGCGACGCGGCCGCCATCGAGGAGCTGCGCGCCGGTCTGGCGGCGGAGTTCGGCGTGCGCGTCGGCTATCACGGCGCCGACCTGTCCAAGCCGGCGGAGATCGCCGCGCTGATCGGCCACGCGGAGGAGACGTTCGGTTCGGTCGATGTGCTGGTGAACAACGCCGGCATCCAGCACGTCGCCCCGGTGGAGGACTTCCCGGCCGACCGCTGGGACGCGGTGATCGCGCTCAACCTGTCCGCCGTCTTCCACGGCACCCACCACGCTCTGCCGGGTATGAAGCGGCGCGGCTGGGGGCGCATCCTCAACATCGCCTCCGTGCACGGCCATGTCGCGTCGGTCAATAAGTCGGCCTACGTCGCGGCCAAGCACGGCGTGGTCGGGCTGACCAAGACGGTGGCGCTGGAAACGGCGAGCACCGGCGTCACCTGCAACGCCATCTGTCCGGGCTGGGTGCTGACCCCGCTGGTGCAGAAGCAGATCGACGCGATCGCCTCGACCAAGAACATCCCGGAGCCGCAGGCGAAGGCGGAACTGCTCGGCGCCAAGCAGCCCTCCGGCGCCTTCGTGACGCCGGACGAGCTGGGCGGGCTGGCGGTTTTCCTGTGCTCCGATTCAGCGGCGCAGATGACCGGCGCCAGCCTGCTGATGGACGGCGGCTGGACCGCGCAGTAAGGGCTTTGCTGCCCTCTCCCGCCTCGGGGCGGGAGAGGGGTTCATCATCACTTCTGGACGTTGGCGGCGGTCTGGCCGAAGAGGATCTTCTTGCCCTCGTCGGTGACCGACGGGCGCTTGGCCAGTTCCGCACCCTTCTCATAGGCGCGGACGGTCGCCGGGCGGGCCTGGATCGCTTCGAACCAG
The Azospirillum brasilense genome window above contains:
- a CDS encoding acetoacetate--CoA ligase, which codes for MDQPPPGQLLSDQPLWTPSEARVAASNLTAFRQAASARFGLRLDDYDALYDWSVAGKEDFWRFLWEWAGLTGDLGGVALADGDKMPGARWFPEASLNYAENMLANAPEGEAVVFWAEDKVKRRWSGAELKAEVSRLQQALKAAGVGKGDRVAAVVPNMPETLAAMLATASLGAIWSSCSPDFGAQGITDRFGQIEPTVLFAPDAYWYNGKSHDVRAKIAQVLTELPTVKAAVIIPYVNETPDVSAIRGGVTWGDFIAPFAAAEPSFERVAFNHPLFILYSSGTTGKPKCIVHGTGGTLLQHVKEHRLHSDVKPGDRVFYYTTCGWMMWNWLVSGLAAGATLLLYDGSPFAPDGNILFDYADAEGMTLLGTSAKFIQQAEKSGLEPMRTHRLDTLRALASTGSPLMPENFAYVYRAIKTDIHLASISGGTDIVSCFVLGNPTAPVWAGELQTAGLGMAVAAFDDAGHAVSGEKGELVCTRPFPCMPVGFWADPDGAKYRAAYFERFPNVWTHGDFIERTVHGGWVIYGRSDAVLNPGGVRIGTAEIYRQVEQLPEILEAVCIGQEWDGDVRVILFVVLREGLTLDKALEDTIRKRIKENCSPRHVPARIVAVKDIPRTRSGKITELAVRDAVHGRPIKNTEALANPMALDEFRERPELEG
- a CDS encoding 3-hydroxybutyrate dehydrogenase, which translates into the protein MTLTQKVAVVTGSTSGIGLGIARALAGAGADVVLNGFGDAAAIEELRAGLAAEFGVRVGYHGADLSKPAEIAALIGHAEETFGSVDVLVNNAGIQHVAPVEDFPADRWDAVIALNLSAVFHGTHHALPGMKRRGWGRILNIASVHGHVASVNKSAYVAAKHGVVGLTKTVALETASTGVTCNAICPGWVLTPLVQKQIDAIASTKNIPEPQAKAELLGAKQPSGAFVTPDELGGLAVFLCSDSAAQMTGASLLMDGGWTAQ